The segment ttttatttcatttatttcacagcAGCAGTTGTTTATTGCTGTCAGCGTGCCGCTGTCTTCCCGACAACATATTTAACTAAGATATGAATTCATATGTTTCAATCCGATGGAAAGTTTcactgatataataataataataataataataataataataggtgaATATTTAAGCGGAAAAGTTAGTTTGAAAGTATAATGAGTATTTTCTCCCCAGCTGGCTCTGTCTAAATTTCAGGTGGCACCAGCTGGCAGAGGTCAATAGGACCAGTGTGGGGAGATGTAAATTATACCGGGCTCCTGAAAAAATGAGTGgataaaagtagaaaaaaaatgtgtatgcagtggaaacagagacacaaagagggGTTGCTCACCTGGGTAGCTGCAGCCATGACACCCACAGGGGCGAGTAATCGTCATTAGGCACTGGGCTCTTGTTGCTGTCTGTGGGTGAGGGAGTGAGACAGGGTGGCAGCATGCACTCTTGCAGGCTTTCCTCCGGAGGACGCATCTCCAAGACCTTGAGCACGACAGGAGACGAGGTGTTCTTCAAGTTGGCCACGGCTTCGCCTCGCGTCACCCCCGTCAAGTTCAGCCCGTTCACGTTCAACAGGATGTCACCTgcggggtgggagggggggcagAAAGTGGACAGCACAGCTTATCCTCTGCCCGGGGTTTTGGCCCTgataaatgccttttttttttttttcaaaagcccTCACAGGGCAGGGGACTCATCATCTGCCTGTTTAATATTCAACAACCTTCCTGCTACAACACAAAGGGATGGAAACCAAATGCCACCTGTGGTTTAAAAAGAAAGGGGTTGAAAATGGTGCAAAGAAAAACAGACGGCACGGTCCAGGCTGCTAGTGAGCAACTCGAAAGGACACGCTTGCCCTGCGCGGATATGCAAATTAATAGTCTATTacaatacacaaaaacatgtttaataacCACACCTGCTTCTGCGGTCCAATATCAATGTGCACCTTGAACCACGCACAGGACAATCAGACCCAATTTGCTTCTGTTTTTATAAAGTCTATATATTGTTTAAGTTGGATATGCTGCAATTAGCAGTTGTGGCTTAAATCTCTCCCATGCCTCCAACTGCATCATAGTATATCAACACTGCAGCTGTAACATCCAGTTATTTATGTACCGCTTTGTGTTTTTTGCTCTATTTCAGAGCTGACTGATTTCAGGCAACAAAATAATTGAGTACTCCACATATACTCCTGTGGAACACAATGAGTCCCGAGCACTGCTATGCTAATGCTTGTTTGTCTTTAGAGCCAATTTGCGACGCACTGAACCACAGAAGCATCGCTGAGTTTCGTCTGCTGGATGAATACACTCGGTAATGAAAACATGAATCTTAAGTGTTCATCAATCACTGCGTTCTGTTATATACAAGTGTATAAGTGTTCAGCACAAAAGCCAAATCCATGACAGTGTGCCAGCCATAATGTGAGCTCCGGAGCTTCGCACAACAGTAGGCTACAACCTCACGAAAACAAATACTCCCATCCACGAAACGAGTAATTATTTGCACGAAAGCGGCGAACATCACAATCCTTGTAATAAAGATGTGCGTTAATATTCTGATAATTATAAGATTGAACAGCAGGTTATGTACTGGAAAGAGACATCAAGGCGTTTTATTGGCGGTTACCTTTGCGGATGGAGCCCTCCTGTCCCACCACTCCATCAGAGTCCACGTTAGTGACGTAAATAGGGAGGTCCCACCCTCGGCTGGACATGCCGCCCGCCACCGTCATACCCAGGGAGTCATACGGCTCTTTAGTCAGAGTAACTGTCTTCTCATAGCATGCAGGCTTCTGACAAGAGTccttagagagagaaagaatttGCAATGAAGGACAAAATTAATAATGGAGATTTAAAAGCAATAGGGCTGTTTCCCCCCCAATACCATGTACTGCAATGGGAGTTGATCTAAAAACATGCAGGACATTCATAATTGATTGGCTTCTTTCTTTGTGTATCCACATTCTTATAAACACAGCAACTCAAGACCAAACATGATATGAACTTAATTGTAACACCAAGGGCACCTTCTATAGACAGTATCATCTAATTAGACTGTGGAGACGCACATTTGCATATTAATAAAGGGCTGTTTTCTCTGGGACTTGCGATAGCCCCTTAATGGTCGGAGAATTCATATAAATTCCGCCCATGCTATGCTATGGGAACAAGAGTCCAAATGACATAGACATAGCTGCTAATTAATGAATGACCCTTATTAGCATAACTGGTGATGTATAATATATGGTGGCTATTAAGACGGAGCGTCAGGCAGCTCAAGCGCCTCTTCATTTTGTGTTCATGTTCGATATATGGAGCAAACTGATTTATTCATAGACGTAGTGATGTGCGTTTTGGTTTGGTGAACGAGGCTGTGTGTGGGATTAAGTGATTTGAGATTTTATTTAGGACGAGTGAGTCTGAGTGTCAGACGGGGGAGAGGGAAGGGGGTACACTAGAGTAGTAATGAATAACACACGGACATATTGAGGTTGATGGGATGTAGCTTGTGCTGCTTTGCTCATGTGCTGCATTCATACATTTCTGCTGCGCTCGCAGGGGGGAGATCACTTGTAGGCATATGACTGACCCCGGGGCACGCCACTGACTATGACTGTGTGAACACTTGCTGCCAACCTACACAATACACTGTGTAAGTGGTATACTATACACTACTGTGTGGTGCGCTTTAGTGTAAATAAGTACACTATCAGACACACTATCAGagactctttttttctgacatggCATTCTCCCCactaaaaaagtaatttagtcaGTAGTAACCTCTTAATTTTTAAAGGATAAATGAGACATATTGAGATATATActtcctttctttcttgctgagagttaggtGAAAAGATTGATACCTCTCATGACTAAATGGTAAATATGaacagccggttagcttagcctagcatgaAAACTGTAAGGGGGTGGACAGCTAGCCTGTTTATACTAcatgtacaaaaaccaaagtgtagaTGGCAAGTTTTTTCAGGGGACTATTTCTTGTCCGGGCAAACTGACTTTTAATTAACGTATTATTTAGTGAGCTTTATAGGTGCCAGTATGATTTGGTTACCTTTCAACAGCGCCAtctagctgtttccctctgtctttatgctgagctaagctaactggcccCTGGCTGTAGCGCCATAACTGATGATGAGAGAGATATGTATTCTATTTTAAAAGATATTTGTCGGTTGATATGTATATCAAAATAGGCTATATACCATGATTTTCTGGGAAACACCAAGCAATTCTTTGGAAACTCAGACATTCAGCACCCTCATATAGCCCGAATGGAATGATCCTTTGATTCATAACCACATTTTCAGACACTCCTACGATTCGACTTTGAGAATGGCAGTTGAATCAGGCTCCTTAGATTAAATCATTGAATAATCAACTATTTGGTGTAACCCCTGCAAGATATACgtagaaatataaatatatccaagaCCCATGCGATGATCATGTCATGCAACTGCTGAATTTAGGGTACCTTTTTTGTTCCAATTCAGGCACTGCCAAAATGTAGTTGTTTGATAGGAGAAGCAATGCATTTTTACGGATAGTGATCTATAGTAGCCTACCTCTATGCctgtttttaaaacaaattttaaattaaacattttcagcTTGAAACAGTGATTCTGAACATTATTATTAGAACATATATCACCAGTTTCAGTAAGAAACTGGGAAAGTTAAAGATACTCTTTAACAGCTTTGATGGGAGAACAACACCTTCATGGATCATTTGCACCTGAAAGGGAGTATTTATCACGAACAAAGCTCCTGTCTGTGTATTGCTACCGTTCTCGTCTCATGTGTATGTGTCCGTATGCGCTGCTCACCAGCAGTGTCTGCTCTATATCCACAGGGGAATATGGTGGGGGTCCGTCCATGCCCCACGGAGCTTCTTGTAAGATGTCTGGGGTTGGCAGGCAGATCTGACGAGACACGATGAAGTGGACACCCTCCTCGCTTGCCTGGAGAACATTTAGAGACAGCAGAGTTAGGACATGAGTTACAACAGACAGATGTTTTTAAAAGCAAGATTGAGAAgtttgtagtctatatccatgacgttccacttccgggattgctccgctgctgccggaaattctgccggatttcacttatttcggccagatgtccgttaccttcctctttctttgtgttggcattttaaactccggtggatttctgaggactatggttaactgctcctcagatctctgcagggtaaatccagacagctagctagactatcagtccaatcagagttttctattgcatgactaaaacaacttttgaatgtacgtgtttcaccaaaacaagttgctTCTCGAGGCTACTTTGCAGACCCggcgttgctccgtccggcatTGAGCGCCGTCCAAGAAGAtgttgattggtttaaagaaataccaataaaccagagaacgttttTTCCCCATCCcatgaatgctgtgtggactcgccaccttcctccgcagctctgtggaggaaggtctggcaaagagaGACTAAGAAGATTGATACTGCTCTTATTTCTGCCTGTCAAATTTAAGGCTACAGCTAACAGCCGGTTAGCTTACtgtagcttagcacaaagattggaaatggggaaacagctagcctttACCTAACACGCTAAATCTTGTTAGTTTAATCCCTAGAAAAACCTTAGTGTAAAAAACGACAATGAGTAAGATGTTAGGCAACCAGCGGAGACTCCAGAAAGTTAATGGTCGGCGCTAAGAAATAGGTTGCAGGTTTTAACCCTTAAAACGTGAAGTGTTGTTTCGGgatttttgtacagattaaaaataaaacaagatatAACTTGTTCAATAGTCgcctttagaggtgctggtaggtggataccttcagacagagccaagctagctgtttccacctgtttttcagtttttatgctaagctaagctaaccagctgctggctgtagccttaTATTTAACGGACAGATATGAGACTGGTGTCAATCTACTCTTTACCAAAACACAAATTAGCATATTCCTTTAAAACTGGTCATAAAATAATTGTTGTTGGTCAATTCACGTTACAAAATGGGATTTCATTCAAGATGTAGACattgaaatattacatttaaaatgtttttctggGTGATCTAGTTAGTTAAGGAGAAATCCACAGGGAAACCATcatcattcatattttaaatatagcTGCCACCCACGTAACCTATTTAAGTCTCTCTCTATGAGTCCTACTACTGAACTGCCAGTCCAGCCACACTCCTTCACATACAAGTGGTCCAAAAGTCACACAGACAGGCTGGCTGCTTCCCTCTCCCCCCACTCTGTAATTCCTCTGAGATTCCCCCTAGTTTCTGTTGCACAGAGCTGACTCCTGAAGTAGCCAGTCCAGCCCATTATTGCCTTAACCGGACTAATTTAATTTCTTCCCTGCCAGTTGGTAATCTCTGACAGAAAGTGGCTGCTCTGAGAGGCCATGTTGGCTCCACAGAGACCCAGAAGAGGCCGGTCTGACTGCTCAGACAGGAACTCCGGGCGCAGAGACCCTGCACAGTCAGCCGCAAACACACAGCAATTAACCACAATTAACCACCAAACACACCACCATTGACTGGCATCAACCAGGAACCAGAGGCAGCCGCATGGCCCGGTCCATTAGGGAATCACCACTATTAAATACTATTAACTGCACTGAGTGCAGACACAACATCACAGCACAACACAATTAGCCTGAATCACCACAATTATCTTTAGTACCTCAGGGACCCGGGGTAAGAACAGAACACAGTTATTTATGGTCTGTAACAACATGTGGACTAATTTGACTGTTGCAACTATGACCTTTTGTAAAATGCTACGAGATGCTATAATCGATTTGTTTAAAGAAGGACTTGCTGACTAGGgcaatatgcttttgtcccaatTTGATtatttcacgatacatgggtgccggtTTAATTTGTACCGTGATTCGATAGCattgggattttatttttccttctttaaaaaaattaaataaaaaaaataataaacttcagttacactttacttgaagagtacataagagtgacatgacactgtcatgaacatgtcataaacatagtaaacaagtcataaacgtttatgacataatgcttctttCAACATTCGGTTTTtctcatgacaagttatggttatggttatggttagggttagggttagggttcatgtgttatGACTGTGTCataacagtgtcatgtgttcatgaccgtgtcatgtcactcttatgtagataccttcaagtaaagtgttacctaaaCTTCTaaagacaatatatcatgagacatttctaaaaactaattgttttctaaaaagaatgcacatcacatgccagtcagtcagtctgacatttatttcatctgtaaagaagtacataacatgtattatgtgcatttttctgctttcgctctgttttgctggaaaacggatatgatgtagttgCCGTCGGCGGTACCGCGTAAACAGAATATATTTAGGCAAATCATtggtaaaaattaaataaataaaaagtatctATCTGGGGAAAAGAATCGGTTTAAAAAATCGTCACATACTGCTGGACTCACTGACCTGGATGAGCAGAGCAGCGTGTTCCGGTGCTCCGTAACGTAGATCGTGCCCGTTGATGGCTAGCACGCGGTCGCCAACGCACAGCTGTCCGTCGCGTGCTGCCAGGCCGCCCTCCAGCAGGTGGAAGATGAAGACGCCGTGCTCCTCTGGCCGCCTCACTAGCTTAATGCCCAGCTGCTCATCTGGAGTGGATTTATTCAGGACCACGTGAATGCTATCATCCCTCATAGGATGGTGGGGTAAGCCATGAGACGGGTGGCCCCCGGCGACATCATGGCCGTGCCCGTGGCCGTGTGGGTGGCTGTGCGAGCGGTAGCGATAATGCTGTTCTCTGAGCACGGTTAGCCGGAGGAGCTGGCAGGGCTGTTTGAGCGTTGCCACGGCGTAGCAGTGGGGTACGTTGCTGATGTCAATGCCGTTAACCTGAGAGGGCAACAGGGATGCAGATTAACTCGTCTCCTTTTATGGTTGATCATTTCTGAATTACATTCTGGAAAGACTTTAAAAAATGACACGTATAGATACGTATCTAAAACATGTCATCACCTACTTCGAATGTAAAGATAGGAACTTATGTATGCTAAATGCTCGAAATCAGTCCCACGTTTGAAACTGTTTTTAATTGAAGTCGAtatgtactttgagtctcttcAATTTGCTACAAATAAGAAAGACATTTCAATAACTAATATCGTTAACACTTTACAATGAGGTACACAAAAAActaggtagttaatgattaacaATTGAGGAACCAATGAGAAATGAATGAGGaacgtttttctttttatttacgATGCATCACTTTATTTGCAGGTACGCACAATGCTTCAGTAATGTTAATTAATGGTTAGGTAATCATTCGTTAATatgttaataataatgttttgtgAATAgcattattaaaatatattatgaGAATCATCCTGAACAGATTTCCTTATGATTCATTaatacagtaacacacacacacacacacacacacacacacacacacacacacacacacacacacacacacacacacacacatattcagtaactaatcattaactaacCAGTAGTTCCTCATTTGTTACTCATTCATTTAACTAACTACCAGTCTgttttagggctgtgctcgattgaagaaattcttagtcgactaacactcattaaattgtatcgactaatcgattagttgatttaatcgatctataaatctgagtttctccgcaaagagtcatgcagaagcaccactttaattcttgtgtttaccagagatgtgctcgtacgtttcttggaaataagtcattcagcatgaaaaaagcataaaacatgactaatcgactaaagaaatctaagttgactaagaccaaaacgaccgattagtcgaataatcgactaagagggatcaacctagggctgggcgatatatcgatataaaaaaatatatcgatatatttttaaatgagatatggaattagaccatatcgcatatatcgatatagttcaaatgtgatccttgctcccatagatatatacacagatgtcatcttgaggttctaaacatacgtcaaaaccgccgccatcttggaacaggggtccgaagcattcagatcaacgctaaagatgccggacttttgtactgcttaattatgttcgatagaggaaatgaaaagaacaaaccgcaatgaataacatttaacaggtgacaatgtgttttatggttatgtatgccgccttcgaccagcaatctgagctccggcggcagcgggaggcggagagctccgtggccggccgcagcgtctcttcccccgggaaaaacacagctttgcctcgctgctgcatgggtccccgctgatccaaatcggaccagccaaagacagagtggtgatcggtaggatcttacacgtagtccaggacgacctgtatgtcgatatcggcggaaagttccaataagtttgccggcggcaggcggacggagagaagctacagcggggcagcagagaccgtctgcagctgcaggatctggagctcagtgcccgttaaaatgacatgtaacgcataaatacatacagaaataaatagtggaggaatgagcctggacatttcagtctgttttaaacttcaccttgaagcagaaactcttagttcagaagggtgaagtttccgtttgaactcagatctgtgaaccgatcataataaatattctttgtattaacacattaattagtttctttgttttgtagtcgatagttcatcttttagtttacttaagtggaagcagtatcaagtggaagaatgggactataaacctaggcttacaggcatgaggcattacattttgaacaaagtagattatattaatatcaaaagcttaattgacctttggaacgaatcacaaatatggagctttgatttcaaaaaaggtactcctgttatacagtatttaggtttacattttattgttatttgaacagctgagcatttaatcatgaaccaggtgaagaaaccggtttattatttatttgattttgcaactgtttctatgaaactacatgtgacatgtcatatttgattttggctttgactgaacatttgctctcactttgcggaaaaaatatcgggatatatatcgtatatcgatattcagccaaaatatatcgggatatgacttttggtccatatcgcccagccctagatcAACCATAGTCTGTTTATCAGTAACTGATCATTAGTGCTTGAAACACTATCAGTAACTACTCATTAACTAACCATTCATTCCTCATTCgttaatcattaactacctacgtttttgtgtaccttattgtcaAGTGTTACCCTAATATCTACTCAGAACTATTTAATTGAGAACATGTGCTGTCACCATTTTCAGTGAAGTCTgtcactttttcattttttattcatttatttttgtttaaattgttaTTTTCCTATTTTACCTTGATATTATGTCATTTGTATTTGTACATGCATCATTTATGTTTAAGACAAAAACATGgatgcagtttaaaaatggGACTTTGATTGCTTCCTACTGAATTGTGCAAATAGTTTTGACTGTGCTACCTTCAGGATCATGTCCCCAGGCAGCAGGCGTCCATCCCGGGCAATGACACCTTCTCTGTAGATGTCCTGGATGAGGATGCGGACCAAGGGGGTCTCATTGCCGCCGACGATGCTGATGGCCAGCGGGTCTGTGGGAACCATCCGCGTGATCTTAATGCTGGTAAGCTCACCGTCAGGGATCAGGTGATGCAGCTGAGGAAGAGCCAGCACTAAGGGAGAATGTGCGGGGACAAGAAAGGCTGAGTTTAGTCCTGGATTTGCCTGTACAACGACAAGCAAAATCAAGTTTGACAAACAGCCAAATGTAACAGGGGAGGAagtgggagaaagagagacacgtTGTGGGAGAAAGAGTTGGAGACCGTGGTAGAGCGGTTGTGCAGTGGAACCAGCTGTCTCTACTCCCTCAGGTTACTAAAACAAACTTGTACAAGCCAAGAGGGGAAAAATTGACTTGGCTGATTATCCTGCTCAATGTTTGTATCATTAGTCACATACATCTGTAGCGAGTATGCTTGGGAAAACCCTCAATTTCAAATTTCCGCAAGGTTTATTACTTGGGCGGGGACGCAAGTACAGTTATAATACGTGCAATATTCCAAATAGTGATCAAAAAAGGCAATATATCGTCTAGTTTTTCTTGTGAGGTACACACAAACGTATAACTCCCGAGAATTCAAATTGCCATTTGTAGCAGAGTCTTTGCTGTTTTCACATCAACCAAAGAGAACCAATACACAGGATTCTGCCATAACGATAAATGCAGTATGTTACACAACCAAATAATGTGGTTTATAAGCATACAAACCTCATTATACACCTTCACATTTCTGAGAAATGTGTGCTTGTCTGCTAGTTTTATCTCATTAAACTGTGCAAGCCCCCCTCCCCTCATGCCCAGTGGTGAATTGCACTAAGCAGCAGAATGACACATGCTAAACTGGACCATGTGGAGGTGGGTGGGGATCTTTCTGTGACTCTTTTGACCAACAGCCTTGGCCAATAAATGACAGAGAAGATGCATTTCCTCTGGTTATGAagattgtctctctctctccctgttccTCAGTCGGctgtctccctctgtgtctGGTGCTCCGTAGCCTCAGCCGTTCGTTCTACTCACACTGCACTTTCTCCATTCCAAAGTCAATATTTTGTCTTTATCGCAGCAGATTGCTTCTGGGGTGGAGACCACATTAACACAGAGACCCGCAGCCATTATGTAACCCTTCATCCTCTCCTTCACACACCCTTTCACCCTCGAATCTTTTTTCATCCCATTATTTCTCTTTTGTGTTTTCATCCACTTCTCCATCCAATTGGACATTACTATGCCTttatttgtttccttttctcCATTGTCTTTTTCTGTATGCGCTCTTCCCCTCCATTTGATCTGTATGAATCTATCTCTCCGTCTATCTTTGTCTCTCCAGCGGCAGGCAATGAATATTTGATCTATCCTCTCAGCCTCCTCAGTGACGGCCTCAGAGAATAATCTAGTCCCTGATCGTTCGCCATCCTTCATTCTTACGCAACACCACATTCCTTGTCCTCTTCCCGTCACGCTGCAGCTCTACTTCAACATTATACTCTCTTATGGTTGACTATATTTCCTTAACTTTACTATTATGGGGGTCGGGCTGTGGATATTACATTTAATATGTGGAGAGCACATTTTCTCGACTACATTACATCTTACGCATCTACCATGTCGAGCGCACTGCGCTCCCTGGGGGCTACTCCATCAAGTTGGTGCAAACCTGTTGACCCTGGCTGTgttggagggaggaggagaggaagatggGATACAGGGTGagtggagaaggagaagaactGGAGGCGGAGAAGAGAAGGGCATCAGCTTTGTCTCCAGTGACCTCCCGTATCCCATCTATGTCTAAAGTGCCTCAGGCTAACGCTCTCCCTTCTGATCCTTCTCTAGTGATGCACCGGTGGACTTACGCAATCTGCATCTGAATTATTAAAGAAACATATGCTACTGTTACACTGTGTGTTCCCAGCCCTCCCCGTTCAGCTGAGGGAACATCGCAAATGCACACatttggaaacacacacacacacacacacacacacactttgagcCCTCTCTCTGGAACCCTCTTCAGGGAATCATGAAGTGCAAATGCAGCAGTGACTTCaagaaacaacacaaaaatgCACAATACAAGCACAAAAATATACACGTTAAAGATACAAAGGAAGGAGAAGAGATGCAGGCAGGTCTGATGCATACCTTCCTGTGGCACATTGGAATTCCTGGCATTGTCTCTCTCCTCAGACGTCTCGTTGCTCACCGCGTTGCCACTCTTTGTCCTCCGCAGGACACTGAACGCCCGGTTCAACCTCCTGAAGGAACGGCTCCTCACTGAGGAACGGTCAAAATTTCGGACTGCAAAGAACacaggggagaaagagaggccCTTTATAGGTTGCCTCACATTCAACATGCCCAGACATGTCTGAATCTGCCTCCTCAAAGCCATTCAAAGGCCTCCTCCTGGCTTAGTGACTGAGATCTGGGTTGCTGTGTTAAGATTGTTATGAAAGGATATTGTTCAACTGTGGTAAGTTTTCAGCAATCATTTCCCCCTTTATCTTGATGATAGTGAGATAAACAGTAGAATAATGGGCTGTTCCTGAATTATTTGATTGGCCAATAAATTTGCATTGTATTAAAAGTACCCTTTGAGTTTTTGAACTCTAGTGGCACCAGCAATGTTCTTACCAGAGTGGGTCTCTGTTATGTTTTGTATCCTACACGAGGACGCAAATGTGCGACGCGTTACACATTCCTGCCACCAGTTTCAAGCAGTTCTGCTGATTGACATTTGGTGGCTGTAATGCAATAGCAATGCACCCACAGAGGACAGAAAAGACCGCCAGCACGGAAACActaaacctgcaataactgaTTTTATTGGCCACTTGGGAGCAGCAGAAACAAGTTATAAACGCATCATGGACTTAtaccttttaagttgatatggcaaacttgttagcaaaAGTTCCGTATTTACAGGTCCAGCAGTTACGGAACAACATTAtaattcatttggagtcatgtttctggccacctttCCATCTTTCCAATTTCCCATCCTTTAGCTCATTTTTGGTCTCTGCCAACTCCTGAAGgctttttagctgctaaatgctcagCTATGTTCATCAGGTAGTTGCTAAATGTTCCATCTGTTGTTTGCTGTAGAGCAGGTAGTGTACTGTAGGTTTTGAGAGCTGTTTTGCTGCCGGCTGCTgagcggtgagagtgaaccaaaacagttaGGTTGTGAGAcggacagctaaacaatgatCTGAAACTCACTATAGCCGATTCCGATATCTACATTCAGGTAGCTCCTGATACCAagcactgatccgataccagtgctCTCAGTGAACTCATTTTATGTAAATACATGTAATTTTATGTATGGTAATTTGAGTCTGCGGTTGCTGTGACTTAATTGGTTTAACTATAACTGAATGTGGAACCATTTAATCCTGACACATTTAATGTGGATTTGTCATGTCATGGCCGATACCCGGTCTGCTTTATAAGGTCAGTATCTGCACCAATACCCATCCAGTGTATttgatcggtgcatccctacacATGAATGTAAACAATGCACGATTTGAAATATTCAACAAATCGGCCGAGAAAACGCTTAAAGAAATGCATCTGTTGGACCTTAAGGATGCTTTGTTCACAAGAAAACACGGTGCACCTTTAAGCCAAAAGTTGAGCCAGGTTCAACTTTTTTGCCAAACAGCCTTCTGTACCTACCCTCTATATTGCGACACCGCACTGAAAGAAATGAGGGCACCATGTTTTTTTGCCTCTAGTCCATCCTTTTCTTCCaaggtttattttttacacaactTTCAAAAGCTCAAataatgtatctttttttttga is part of the Perca flavescens isolate YP-PL-M2 chromosome 9, PFLA_1.0, whole genome shotgun sequence genome and harbors:
- the lnx1 gene encoding E3 ubiquitin-protein ligase LNX isoform X1, with the translated sequence MSVQEESIQPEVAMQMAGASAPPLSPSEFGLLSPPPDLCPSCGHSHQLEENHEYLYKDEVDDDLICHICLQALIRPLDTPCGHTYCGECLTNFLLESDFCPVCRTALMLQSCRKPSLLVHKLLDKLAVACPFTDYCTETLARGELEDHIKNRCKGASHYGLSADRKRRSQEGECTDSTSELTIATLPNDGPASAAVALLSDEPGLVNPAFDPSMEDNSQSGSTTSLAARSSSKKSEFRNFDRSSVRSRSFRRLNRAFSVLRRTKSGNAVSNETSEERDNARNSNVPQEVLALPQLHHLIPDGELTSIKITRMVPTDPLAISIVGGNETPLVRILIQDIYREGVIARDGRLLPGDMILKVNGIDISNVPHCYAVATLKQPCQLLRLTVLREQHYRYRSHSHPHGHGHGHDVAGGHPSHGLPHHPMRDDSIHVVLNKSTPDEQLGIKLVRRPEEHGVFIFHLLEGGLAARDGQLCVGDRVLAINGHDLRYGAPEHAALLIQASEEGVHFIVSRQICLPTPDILQEAPWGMDGPPPYSPVDIEQTLLDSCQKPACYEKTVTLTKEPYDSLGMTVAGGMSSRGWDLPIYVTNVDSDGVVGQEGSIRKGDILLNVNGLNLTGVTRGEAVANLKNTSSPVVLKVLEMRPPEESLQECMLPPCLTPSPTDSNKSPVPNDDYSPLWVSWLQLPRHLYCCKDIVLRRSTSGSLGFSIVGGQEEVNCNQSFFIRSIVEGTPAYNDGRIRCGDILLEVNGTSTWGMTHTALVRLLKELRGRITLTIVSWPGSLL
- the lnx1 gene encoding E3 ubiquitin-protein ligase LNX isoform X2, with translation MSVQEESIQPEVAMQMAGASAPPLSPSEFGLLSPPPDLCPSCGHSHQLEENHEYLYKDEVDDDLICHICLQALIRPLDTPCGHTYCGECLTNFLLESDFCPVCRTALMLQSCRKPSLLVHKLLDKLAVACPFTDYCTETLARGELEDHIKNRCKGASHYGLSADRKRRSQEGECTDSTSELTIATLPNDGPASAAVALLSDEPGLVNPAFDPSMEDNSQSGSTTSLAARSSSKKIRNFDRSSVRSRSFRRLNRAFSVLRRTKSGNAVSNETSEERDNARNSNVPQEVLALPQLHHLIPDGELTSIKITRMVPTDPLAISIVGGNETPLVRILIQDIYREGVIARDGRLLPGDMILKVNGIDISNVPHCYAVATLKQPCQLLRLTVLREQHYRYRSHSHPHGHGHGHDVAGGHPSHGLPHHPMRDDSIHVVLNKSTPDEQLGIKLVRRPEEHGVFIFHLLEGGLAARDGQLCVGDRVLAINGHDLRYGAPEHAALLIQASEEGVHFIVSRQICLPTPDILQEAPWGMDGPPPYSPVDIEQTLLDSCQKPACYEKTVTLTKEPYDSLGMTVAGGMSSRGWDLPIYVTNVDSDGVVGQEGSIRKGDILLNVNGLNLTGVTRGEAVANLKNTSSPVVLKVLEMRPPEESLQECMLPPCLTPSPTDSNKSPVPNDDYSPLWVSWLQLPRHLYCCKDIVLRRSTSGSLGFSIVGGQEEVNCNQSFFIRSIVEGTPAYNDGRIRCGDILLEVNGTSTWGMTHTALVRLLKELRGRITLTIVSWPGSLL